From Triticum aestivum cultivar Chinese Spring chromosome 7B, IWGSC CS RefSeq v2.1, whole genome shotgun sequence:
GTTCTACTGCATAACATGCATTTCAGGAGAGCCTTCCACAAAACTGAAAACAGACTGTAAGGAGCTCATATGTAGTGCAGAACTCATCTTGTTAGCCTAAATACATTTACAGTGGAATCTGATTCTTTCGCACTGTACACATGCTCTACTTTTTGAGAAACAAATTAACATTCTGTGCAGTTCTATTACAGGTCGACATCACGTGAAGTACGACGGCTTGACAGTGTTGCTCGTTCACCTATCTATTCATCTTTTACAGAGACACTTGATGGTTCATCAACGATAAGAGCATTCCAAAAGGAGGTATGTTAATTACATCAAGACTACTAAAAATTATATGAAGGATACCAGAGCCTTTACCTTCATTTGAACCTagctgttactccctccgttcctaaatataagaccttttagagatttcaccatgaactacatacggatgtatatagacatattttagagtgtagatccactcattttgctccgcgTCTAGTCTATAGTGGAATCCATAAGAagtcttacatttaggaacggagggagtagaactttAAAGCTCGAGTGACTTGTGTTGATATGATTTGTTCAAGATACTGACGGTAAAATACACAGGATTTTTTCTTAGAGAGGTTCATCCAACAACTGACACTATATCAGAAAACATCCTACTCTGAGCTTACTGCTAGTCTGTGGCTCTCACTAAGACTCCAGGTATAATTCTTTGTCAAGGGATAGTAACTTCATCTTCTGTTATGAAACCATGAAGCTTTCTCTATTAGTTAGGCCTATTGCGCAGTCAATGTATTAACTAGGAGATCACTTTAGTTGTTGGCAGGGTTGATCATTTTATTCATCGCTGTGATTTCCGTTGTTGGCTTCCATAGCAACTCTCCTGTTAAGTTTGGTACACCTGGACTGGTAAGTATGACAGGGAAGAAATTACCAACTCCAGGCTCATTTTTTTACATTTCTGTTCCTGTTGAAAATATTGGTATGTTTGAACTATATAGAATTTAAGATAGAGAAAATACACTGCAGGTTGGCCTGGCGTTATCGTATGCAGCACCTGTTGTATCACTGTTGAATAGCTTCTTAACCACTTTTACAGAGACAGAAAAGGAAATGATCTCTGTTGAGAGGGTTGTTGAGGTAAAAAGCCAAGAAATATTCTGCCTGTTAGTGACAAGCATATTTTCCTCTAATAATTCAATAATGCTTGCAGTATGTCGATATACCTCAAGAAGAACTCCAGGGATCAGAATCTCCTGATAGAAGTTGGCCAACAGAAGGGAAGATTGAGTTTGAGCATGTAACTCTAAGGTACAAAGCGGATCTACCACCAGCTTTGGATGAAATATCATTCCATATTGAATCTGGCATGCAGGTATGGTAACTGTCTGCACATTCTTATTTGAGTCATTCAGAAAACTACCATTAAACTGCCCTGGTTTATTAGGTTGGAATAATAGGAAGGACCGGAGCAGGAAAATCCAGTATACTGAATGCACTTTTCCGTTTAACTCCAATCTGCAATGGTCGCATCTTAGTAGACGGTTTTGATGTGGCCAAAGTTGCTGTCCGAGATCTTCGTGCACATTTTGCAGTAGTACCGCAGAGTCCGTTTTTGTTTGATGGTTCTTTGAGGTAAACTATTAGTTGCTCTTATTTCTCTCTTTTCTGACTTGTACAATTTTGTGGGCATTGGTTGGACATTTAGAGAACTAAACAGAGAAACCTATCTCCAGCATTCTAATTTTCAGTTGACAAACAGGGAAAACCTAGACCCTTTCGGTATAACAACAGATATCAGGATATGGGAAGCTCTTGAAAAATGCCATATGAAGGCAGAGATAGAATCAATAGGAGGACTCAATATCCATGTGAAAGAAAGTGGTGGATCCTTTTCAGTAGGCCAGCGACAACTCCTATGTCTCGCCCGTGCTATCCTAAAATCATCAAAGGTATCTATACTGTGTTGGTCTATTCAAAATTTCTGCAAGTTTCAGCAGCAGCAAAAGTTTATGATGTTAAGTTGCGTGCCACGTAGTTGCTCAAAGAAGTTCAACTTGCTAATGATTCTACAGGTACTTTGCCTTGATGAGTGCACAGCCAATGTTGACAATCAGACAGCATTCCTGTTACAGAATACTATTTCTGCTGAATGCAAGGGCATGACGGTCCTCACAATAGCCCACCGCATTTCAACTGTGATGAAGATGGACAATATTCTAGTTCTTGATCAAGGCAAACTGGTAAGTCATGCCATTATGCTTTTGTAACCTCTTAGTGATGATATATACCTGAAGAGTCAAAATCTGGATGCAACAAAATGCTTCACAGAAATGAACAAATGGCAACGTGAATCAGATGCCCTTCATTGGACATCTGCAGCAGCGTGGTTATACTATGTTCAAATCATTAGAAATGCCCTTTGCTCACCTTGTTAGAATAGTATCTAACTCTGTTTCCTCCAAATTTAGGTTGAAGAAGGAAACCCGGAGGTTCTTATGAATGACAACAGATCAAGATTCTCACGATTTGCTTAGGCATCTATGTAATCCTAGGAAAATCATGTGCTACTCTGTGTTGTACTGATAGATGAAACACTAGGGCTTAGTTGTACCTCTCACTTTGATCACTAATACCTTCTTCAGTTCACATGCGCATCTAAGAGCTTATAGGAAGCCTGATCCTCTAGCTTATGAATCGTTTTGTCGGAACTCAAGGTTTTCTGAAATGGATCTAGGATGGAATTTGCTATATCAAAGTATTATCATGACAGCAAAGTTGAAATGAACCCAGATGAAATACTCATAAACCAGCAACCACAACTGAACCAGGCAAGTAAGCAGTAACTGCATTAAACGGTACCAGCAAATCTGGATCCAATTTCAGGTATATAACCTGTCACCCGAAGTGTACGTATACAGGGGGCAGGAACAGGACTGGTTCATTCCACTAACCTAATCCCACAGGATGGGAGGGGAGGAGCGGCGGCTGGTTCTGCTCAGGCGACGTAGATGtagtcgtcgtcgctgtcgccgcGGCGGCGGACGCGGTCGGGGTCGACGGAGCAGATGACGTAGGCGGCGTAGAGGACGCCCGGCAGGTAGCCGAGGATGGTGAGCAGCACGCTGATCCAGAACTCCATCTGCGCCAGAaacggggaggagagagagagagagaaacacggTGATTAGCCGGCAAAGAGAGGGAGGGGGACGGGGAGGTGAAATTGGTGGCGTACGGAGCAGCAGCCGTGGCGGAGGCAGACGCCGAGGGGCGGGAGGAGGATGGCGCACATGATCTCCAGGCACCGGCAGCAGCACGAGCACAGCCCCATCGCGGTTCGCTCGCCCGCAGCTGTCTCCGGCTGGGTTGCTCGCGGTCGCCGGACTCGGAGGCGGGGGCGGAGCTGCGGGAGGGGAGGGGAGCTGGACCAACGATGCGTGCGCGGCTCTGTTTTTCTGTGGGGGAGATCGCGACTCGGCTGGTTGGATTGGGAGACACGGAGACGCGGGCCTCGCGACTTGTGCGGGTTGGGTTGGCTGGAAGTTCTGCGAGGCACGGCAGCTCTGTCTGTTGGTCCCGCTTTACAGGTCAGCTCGGGTTTTATCACACGCTCACGTGTCCTATCAAATTGCGTATTGAGCGACAAAATCTGAAACGCTACTCTCATTCTCTGAATAAGCATCAACCAACATTCCAGTGCCGATGGCCATCCAAACTGAAGTTGAAAAAACAGTTCCTTTTGTTTGCGGGGAAAAGTTGAAGTTGAAAAAGcaccattagagcatctccaatccTCCTCATAGTCACATCATCTGTTCAGATGAATTGAATTGAACGGACTGTCCGAAAAATCTCACAAAAGCCACTCATTTATCCGAATTGTCGTGATCGTCTCAACCTTATCCCAAATGTGGGGGCGGAAATTGGATTTTGCGGACATGTCTGGCCATGTTGGCCTGTCCTGATCCATCCGTTCCAATCCGCACCAAACCCTAAGCCTAACTCTCACTCCCATTCCCATCTCCTCTCTCCTCTTCGGTCATGTTCGGATCTAGATCAGAGTCCAAGTCCAACGGGTGGACTTGGAGCGGTGATGCTCAAGTCGGGGTAAAAACTACAAACCGAAGCCGCCCAAATCTTCTTTCACTATTATCCGATGTGAGATACAACAAGTTTcatctgtttttctttttgtttcatttctctctctctctctctctctctctctctctctctctctctctctctctctctctctctttctaagcAATTATCCCACGTGGCATCACTAATATatcatcattgtacatgccctaagacaTCATAGAGTTTACATCAACTTTTCCTAAACTATACTTTCTTAAGATATCTCCCAGTTGCTTCCTTGATTTGTAGGTCTCTAAAAACTCAAGAATAGAAAAAGCGCATGACCTACATGAATGGATTTGCATTGAAGTTTATTTTCATAGGAAGCACATAGAATTTCTTCCAAGAGGTCAGAGGAGTGAATGAAAGTTTCATCTGCACGAACAGTTCCAGAGTTCTTTTGCTCGTTTCATCTGCACGTAGGATTTCTTTTGCTCGTTTTTTTAATCTCCTTTATGCGTTCTTTCCTACTCCTACAATAATAAAATGTAAAATTCCTTAAACTCAACGGAGTTCAGCAATCGGCAGGCTGAGCTTGTATTTGGGCAAGGTCCATACAAAGATCAATGCAGGGGATGCATTCAGGGGATGGCCACGGTTTTATTGGTTGGTCAGGCAACGAAGACGTAGGAGGCGGCGGCACCTGCGGActcgtcgtcatcatcgtcgtcgctGTTGTGGGGGAGGCCGTCACAGACTCATGGTAGACATAGACGAGGACCCAGACTGCGTAGACGACGCAGAAGGCATAGCCCATGAAGTGCACCTTCACTTCACTAGTTCTGAACCCCGCCGCCGCTCATGGAGGCAGCAGATGGAGAGCGTGGTCATCAATGCGGAATTCAAAGGAAGTGGATGACGGGCAGGTTTAGGGTCCGACTGCTTTTTTTAATGAAAAATGTCCGAATTACATTGTAATGAATGTGCTCTagtttatatgaaaaatcattgtgTTTGTATGAATTTTATCCGGTTAGTTGAAATAGTGTATGAAATGTATGCGGGTAGTGTTGGATGGCCGAGTCCTATATGCGTGTCCACGGTGGATGTGGGAGCAAATTTACGGGCCagtgttgaagatgccctaactaACTGGATAAAATGCCTTGTAATTAGGCTACAGTTGGGGGCAGTGGCACCCCCAGGACTGCACGTAGATCCGCCGATGAGGAGGAGTCTTACCGACTCCTATGTCGACCTTCCGGCAGGCGCAGGAGGAGCACAGGTACAACATGTTCCTCCTCGAGCAGCACCGGCAGGCGGAGGGCCAAATCTACGGCAGGTGCGCAAGCGAGTAGGCCGTGGCCGCCATGACCGCGGCGAAATCGAACTTCTTTGCGGGGCAGCAGGCGCTCTATGAGGCCATGCGTGCTCAAGGCGTCGCTCGGAACGCAGAGCAAACGCGGCTGTGGTCGCACAAGGACTGGCGGCGCAGACGGTCGTGAACTCTGACGCCGCCAGCTATGCGTCCTATGCGCCGCCATCCAACTTTCGAGGGTGCATGTGGCAGGTGGACAGTGACGGACCGTCCACATCCATCATCGACCTCATGTTCACCGGCGCTGGCGACGAACAGGTCggggactccttcgaggatgagtagggcgTGGGAGGCGACATGGCATTGTGTCCCAAGTGGGCCAGTCTGTCtctcatgttctactcttcctcgccggagactgcaccttcacttcacgagTTTTGAACCCCGCTACTGCTCATGGAGGCGGCAGATGGAGAACGTGGTCACCGATGCGGAATACAAAGGAAGTGGACGACAGGCACCGCGGTAGGATATGTTTAGGGTCCAACtgcttttttttaataaaaatgttTGAATTATAATGAATGTGCTTTGATTTATATGAATATCcgccatgtttgcatgaatttcgtccaatTAGTTGAAATAGTGTTTGAAATATATGCGGACAGCATTGGATGGCCAACTTCTATATCTGTATCCACGGACGGATGTGGGAGCAAATTTATGGGCCaacgttgaagatgccctaactaTGCAAAGACCGGGTACGTGCTCATTGTATATATACTTTGATGCTTCGTTTTTAAGCTAAAATTCGCCCTTTTGTAAAAAAAACACAAAGGAGGCACAATAAGGAGGTTGGATTTAAGTGGGTCAACTCAATTTTGGTACAGTGACAAGACCTCGCCACAAATAATCTTGTTGGGGGACTGACAGTCCACACGGCATGGAATCATCAAACACGGTCAGGCGACGAAGACgtaggaggcggcggtggcggagtcgtCATCTTCGTCGACGTCGTCGTTGTCGCCATTACTGGGGCGGTTGAGTGCGACGAGGAGCAAGACATAGAAGACGGCGAGGTAGTTCCGCACGTAACCCGTGACGGGGGCTTGAATAACGAAGAGAAGGCAAAAGTAGTAGCCGATGATGGTGCGCAGCACGCTGATCAAGAACCGCATCTGCTCCGGCACCAAGCGGCAAGAAAAGAGTGAGCGGCAGCATCGGGTGAATCAGCTGGTGAAAGTCGAAAGgtatgcatgcatatgcatggaggaAAGGAAACATGGGGTGTTCGCTCGTCGGCGGGTGCTTACGGAGCAGAAGCCGTGGCGGAGGTAGACGCGGAGCGGCGGGAGGAGGACGGCGCACAGGATCTCCAGGCACCGGCGGCAGCGCGAACCCGGccccgtctccatctcctcctcctccggtggatGCTGCTGTCTCCGGTGCAGGTGCAGCTCGCGGTCGCCGGAAGCGCTCCTTGCTTCTGATCATTTGGTGGAACGGAAGGATATATACATACAGTATTTATTAGACTAGACTTTTCCGGCTGTGCCAGTTACAACTTGCATATTTTGGGCCAGGGTTGTCAAGTTTGACCCGTCGACCCGTCGAGTCGAGTTTCGGCAGGAGCGGATCTCTTTTCTCCTATGCTAGAGACCAACCGGGTCGAGGTTTTGTAGatgattttttcttttcttttttgaaaccGGTTTTGTGGATGATCGTAACACAGATTTCGTGTATGGCTCACTAGTCACTAGTCACTACGATCGGCCAAGGATGAAACCATTTGACGATGCCGACGTCGAGGACAAAAGGCCACTTGAACTTGAGCTACAAATGAGCAACCGGGTGAGCCGAGCTGCAAATACAATACAGCCCTGCAACTGGCACATCACGGCATCACAATCACATCCTGATTTATCTCCGTCCGAAATTACATCAATTTccattccggacggagggagtacttgcttgACTTACCAGAAAACTGAAACAACATCCcctcaaaaacaaaaaacaaaaaacagaaaaacaaaaactgaTACCACACACCAGGATAGCAATATGCAGGATTTTGTGTCTGACTCGCTACGGTTGGCAAAGGATCAAAACCTCACCCATTTGTTACTACTGATACAATCacctgttttttttgtttttggttccaGTGCTGGACACTACAGAAACACGGATGTTGGTGAAGGTTGGAATCGCTTCCAGTCTACTGTTCATTTCATAACAATAAATCGTATTTAACTGTCTCCAGCTACGCGAGCAATAGGATACCCTGGGTAGTTTCTTACCCAGAGAGTTGACTGATGTTGTACACCCGAAATCCTGGAACATAAGGAGGAATTGCGTTCTCATTTGCTATATCAAGAGATGTAATGCAGTATGAAGGGTGTATTGACAGaccatactactccctccatccggaaatacttgtcatcaaaatgaataaagagagatgtatctagaacggaaatatgtctaaatacatccccttttatccattttgatgacaactattttcggacggagggagtatttcggaAGGGGAAAAAAGGGCACATGATGCACTATTCTCACAGATAAATATCTATCATGAACGAGGTTCTACAATACAGATTGTGTTATCAACACCAGGTAGAGAAACAAAGAGCAAATTCTCACAGGCATAAACACTTATTCTACAACTGAACTTTACgagcaaaaggaattaaaaatgTACAGCACCACTACAGTTCTGTTGTGTAATTGTTCATATCATACATGAATACCTGGAACAACCTTTTCCGGATGCCATACGTGATTTACTTCGGAAATTGCTATTGTCAAGCAAGTTTAGCGGCAATCACCCCAGCAATCGTTGCTGCCAGTGACAAGCATTTTTTCCTGACCCCGCATCTCCATCAAAGACATTTTGTGTATCTTCTCTACCCCATGGGCATTGCATCAATCATGCCAAAAGCCGTAATTGTGCACAAGTTTGAATCAACCAGGTCAACTCAGTTCCTCCTTATGCTGTTCTACATCAGAACATATAGAATCTATCAAGCAGAAGTACATTCTTCCATGAATTAGACCATTATTTTTAAGGCGTCCCTAAGGCGTCAGGGCGCCCCCAGGAGCCAAGGCGTCGGCCTTGCCTTACCTGTGTGTCTAAGGCGTCCGCCTTAGTCCATAAGGCGTCCAAGGCGTCCGTCCGCCTAGGCGCCACTCTGCCTGCCTTAGGCAAATGAGGACGCCTTAGACAAGGCTGGGAGGTTCAGGCGGGAAACAGAGATCTAGGAGGGAAGAAAAGGGCGGGAAAGTCTGTTTTGGCGCCAACAGTTACTAGCAGGGAGAGAGAGAGCTGTAACCAGTTTCAGTTTCCCCCCACCCCCACCTCAGGCTGGATCtgagcttctccccctcctctACAGCAGCTTCCCCCCTCCTCTCCAGCGatccccctccccttcctctcctgcagttcctcctccccctcctctcctgcagtacctcctcccctcctctcctgcagctagcttcttcctcctccaggACAACAAGCAAGCAGCACCTCTCCAAGACAGCAGGCAGAAGCAAGCTGTGTATGGCTGTATGCCTAGTTGCCTAATGCCTACCAAATTCTACTTAATTCTGTTGCATATAACTCTCTAAGGCGTCGCCTCGCCTTATGCTTTAGCGCTTAGGCAGTGAGGCGCCCCCCCAGCGCCTCGcctcgccttaccgccttaaaaacaaTGGATTAGACTCTCTATGACTGTGATTTGCACGTCATGgcatcacaggggcatcagcagcaaAGGATGCGGAGTTATCTCCAACTCTTTTTGGTACGATGGCACATAATACACTATTCTCACAGATAAATAGCTCAAGCGCACCATCATGATCGAGGT
This genomic window contains:
- the LOC123160242 gene encoding UPF0057 membrane protein At4g30660; its protein translation is METGPGSRCRRCLEILCAVLLPPLRVYLRHGFCSMRFLISVLRTIIGYYFCLLFVIQAPVTGYVRNYLAVFYVLLLVALNRPSNGDNDDVDEDDDSATAASYVFVA
- the LOC123160243 gene encoding hydrophobic protein OSR8, which translates into the protein MGLCSCCCRCLEIMCAILLPPLGVCLRHGCCSMEFWISVLLTILGYLPGVLYAAYVICSVDPDRVRRRGDSDDDYIYVA